Proteins co-encoded in one Gleimia hominis genomic window:
- a CDS encoding aldo/keto reductase: MNIGDSDLKTTGIALGGNTFGWTADVAQTADILDAFVELGGTLVDTADVYSAWAEGNEGGESEAAMGQWLEKPGNHKKLAVATKVSQKPGREGLAPENVRKAAEESLERLRIDQIDLYYAHQDDADVPMDEMAHAFSELASEGLIKEIGLSNFEPDRLELWMEVAKDKGYKLPVALQPHYNLVFRKDFEAQRQDFARKWNLAVFPYFSLAAGFLTGKYERDTAINGDRASMVDVYVNDQAYDVVDALRKIASAQGVTPAAVALAWLRARDTVAAPLASARNVEQLEQIMPGAQLELSDTDLTVLTELSKGL, encoded by the coding sequence ATGAATATTGGTGATTCTGATTTGAAGACAACGGGGATTGCGCTTGGTGGTAACACCTTTGGGTGGACCGCCGACGTCGCGCAAACCGCAGATATTTTAGATGCGTTCGTTGAACTGGGTGGCACGCTCGTGGACACCGCTGACGTGTACTCAGCTTGGGCAGAAGGCAACGAAGGTGGTGAATCCGAAGCTGCCATGGGGCAGTGGCTAGAAAAGCCGGGCAACCACAAGAAACTAGCGGTCGCCACCAAAGTGTCGCAAAAACCTGGGCGGGAAGGCCTTGCCCCAGAAAACGTTCGTAAAGCAGCCGAAGAGTCATTAGAGCGTTTGCGCATAGATCAGATTGACCTGTACTACGCTCACCAAGATGACGCAGATGTGCCGATGGACGAAATGGCACATGCTTTCTCCGAACTGGCTAGCGAAGGCCTCATAAAAGAAATTGGTCTTTCGAACTTCGAACCAGACCGCCTGGAACTGTGGATGGAAGTAGCGAAAGATAAAGGCTACAAACTACCAGTCGCCCTGCAGCCCCACTACAATCTTGTGTTCCGAAAAGACTTTGAGGCACAACGGCAAGACTTCGCGCGTAAATGGAACCTCGCGGTGTTCCCCTACTTCTCACTGGCAGCCGGGTTCCTCACCGGTAAATACGAGCGGGACACCGCCATTAACGGTGACCGCGCCTCGATGGTAGATGTGTACGTGAACGACCAGGCGTACGACGTGGTTGACGCACTCCGGAAAATCGCGTCTGCCCAAGGCGTAACACCCGCAGCGGTGGCTCTCGCGTGGCTGCGTGCCCGAGATACCGTCGCCGCGCCACTCGCGTCCGCACGCAACGTCGAGCAACTAGAACAAATCATGCCTGGCGCACAGCTGGAACTATCAGACACAGACCTCACCGTTCTAACTGAACTGTCGAAAGGCCTGTAA
- a CDS encoding beta-N-acetylhexosaminidase yields MRSLVPHPVSVKWREDSFLLTKASTIGPTDSKICDAVQHILAETTGFTLSTSNSADIEVTSETSLPPEGYRLNVEHGKVEIFAADLRGAIWAAQTLLQLADPEIFAAPFARESWKLQGGEIVDYPAFSWRGGLLDTARHFIPYSDLLVFLKWLSRHKINVFHWHLTDDQGWRFASDSYPRLAEVASWRPETVTDAWGGDHAPHGGLYTPSQIRAISRYANSLGIEVVPEINFPGHMTAALAAYPDLGASPKAADVSGSKGVHENVINFSRETLQFVHTIWDEILELTGAKYAHIGGDEVPTTQWENNAHVIDFARKHGYAPSKVQRWFTIYLTDWLKQRGVQPIGWDEVINGGRIEGLACQAWQSSQRGSKSTSLNMPTIMTPRAFTYFDYYQSKSMKEPYSMGSYLPLEKAYSFDPLSTITEDKKHLVWGSQFQVWTEYIPDYRGVEYAAWPRGCAFSEVVWSGEKKASYAAFLSRLKKHLERLNASGVNYRPLEGPRPWQVGGGFRKRPNGELLEEEPCVSR; encoded by the coding sequence ATGCGTTCATTAGTCCCCCATCCCGTTAGCGTGAAATGGCGAGAAGATAGCTTTCTATTAACTAAAGCATCAACAATAGGGCCGACAGATTCAAAGATCTGTGATGCTGTTCAACACATTCTTGCTGAGACAACCGGTTTTACGCTTTCAACGTCTAATAGTGCGGATATTGAGGTTACAAGTGAGACCAGCCTTCCGCCCGAAGGCTACCGTTTAAATGTTGAACATGGGAAGGTGGAAATCTTTGCTGCAGATTTGCGTGGCGCTATTTGGGCGGCTCAGACCTTGCTGCAGCTTGCTGATCCCGAAATATTTGCTGCTCCTTTCGCAAGAGAAAGCTGGAAGCTCCAAGGTGGTGAAATAGTAGATTACCCAGCATTCTCTTGGCGTGGTGGTTTGCTGGACACGGCTCGTCATTTCATTCCTTATTCAGATTTGTTGGTATTTTTGAAATGGCTTTCTCGCCATAAGATTAATGTCTTCCATTGGCATTTGACTGACGATCAAGGGTGGCGTTTTGCTAGTGATTCGTATCCGAGGTTAGCGGAGGTAGCGAGTTGGCGCCCTGAAACTGTTACGGACGCATGGGGCGGTGACCATGCGCCGCACGGAGGACTATATACGCCGAGCCAAATAAGAGCGATATCCAGGTACGCTAATTCGCTGGGCATTGAGGTTGTTCCCGAGATTAACTTTCCAGGTCATATGACCGCAGCATTAGCGGCCTATCCAGATCTAGGTGCATCTCCGAAGGCAGCGGATGTGAGCGGTAGTAAGGGGGTGCACGAGAACGTAATCAATTTTTCACGAGAAACACTGCAGTTTGTCCATACGATTTGGGATGAAATCCTCGAGTTAACTGGCGCCAAGTATGCCCATATCGGTGGTGATGAGGTTCCTACCACGCAATGGGAGAATAATGCTCATGTTATAGATTTTGCGCGGAAGCATGGCTATGCCCCTTCAAAAGTGCAACGTTGGTTTACGATCTACTTGACCGATTGGTTGAAGCAGCGGGGGGTGCAGCCTATTGGGTGGGATGAGGTTATTAACGGGGGAAGGATAGAAGGTCTTGCTTGCCAAGCATGGCAGAGTAGTCAGCGAGGATCGAAGTCCACTTCACTCAATATGCCTACTATAATGACCCCGCGTGCTTTTACGTATTTTGACTATTATCAATCGAAATCGATGAAGGAACCATATTCTATGGGGAGTTATCTTCCTTTGGAGAAGGCATATAGTTTCGATCCTTTGTCTACTATTACGGAAGACAAGAAACACCTCGTTTGGGGATCACAGTTTCAGGTTTGGACCGAATATATACCCGATTACAGGGGCGTGGAGTACGCTGCGTGGCCTCGAGGGTGTGCGTTTTCCGAGGTAGTTTGGTCCGGCGAGAAGAAAGCCAGTTACGCAGCTTTCCTGTCTAGGCTTAAAAAGCATTTGGAGCGCTTGAATGCTTCGGGGGTAAACTACCGTCCGCTGGAAGGGCCTAGGCCTTGGCAGGTTGGCGGTGGCTTTCGCAAACGGCCGAATGGGGAGCTTCTTGAGGAAGAGCCGTGTGTGAGTAGATAG
- a CDS encoding family 16 glycosylhydrolase, whose amino-acid sequence MMLRSRVFKSAVLLLSAAFVSTFAVVVDTDAAELNKGLSTYSALPPFEAPIDRDTPQKEGYVLLASDEFNTKDINHSLFLDEYLPHWSNGETRPDYVVNNGTLKLRLTKNRAGWDPIKDPGTKVSSIQTYERDDLHRWADYEGPIREVQHFRGHLQKYGHFELRARVARGSGSHTAWWMIGANQGEAEHSNVDGRETGEVDVFEILGAKDATGGQFSVHPWKDTLGVFPTKQKFSLPGEESFADDFHVFEFDWDESGMAMQIDGELVAKTRSTIGYPMLTLLGIYENERGGWNGQYDPSVPYPKEFEIDYFRAYQKQPTLPYERTIADGYLRGNTRSDRWVARWLGGANNDATLTNIWVPKAGEYVLTFEYRCKDPRGFRVLVNNTPTAVFGGLNTGSFKGSFARQQVRVALKEGLNAVSVDNPHGPAPDFGNLTVAESDAD is encoded by the coding sequence ATGATGCTACGTTCGAGAGTATTCAAATCTGCTGTTTTATTGCTATCTGCCGCGTTTGTATCGACGTTTGCAGTGGTGGTTGATACCGATGCAGCTGAACTTAATAAGGGTCTATCCACTTATAGTGCTCTACCACCTTTCGAAGCGCCGATAGATCGAGATACCCCTCAAAAGGAAGGGTATGTGCTACTCGCATCGGATGAGTTTAATACGAAGGATATTAACCACTCACTTTTCCTTGATGAGTATTTACCGCACTGGTCTAACGGAGAAACACGACCAGACTATGTTGTGAATAATGGAACACTTAAACTGCGGTTAACAAAGAACCGAGCTGGTTGGGATCCAATTAAAGACCCTGGTACTAAAGTGTCTTCGATCCAAACTTACGAAAGAGATGACTTGCACAGGTGGGCTGATTACGAAGGGCCTATTCGTGAAGTTCAACATTTTCGCGGGCACCTGCAAAAGTATGGTCATTTTGAGCTGAGAGCGCGTGTAGCAAGGGGAAGCGGTTCACATACTGCGTGGTGGATGATAGGTGCAAACCAGGGAGAAGCCGAGCACTCAAATGTTGATGGTCGCGAAACTGGGGAAGTGGATGTTTTCGAAATTTTGGGTGCTAAGGATGCTACAGGGGGTCAGTTTTCAGTTCATCCGTGGAAGGATACTCTTGGTGTATTTCCAACTAAGCAAAAATTCTCTTTACCCGGTGAAGAGAGTTTTGCTGATGACTTCCATGTGTTCGAATTTGACTGGGATGAGTCTGGGATGGCAATGCAGATTGATGGAGAATTGGTTGCGAAAACGCGCTCCACGATTGGGTACCCTATGTTAACCCTGTTGGGAATATATGAAAACGAACGAGGTGGATGGAACGGACAGTATGATCCGAGTGTTCCATACCCTAAAGAATTTGAGATTGATTATTTCCGTGCTTATCAGAAACAACCTACGCTTCCATACGAGCGAACAATCGCGGATGGCTACTTGCGTGGCAATACTAGATCGGATCGGTGGGTAGCCAGGTGGTTAGGTGGTGCAAACAATGATGCTACTTTGACTAACATATGGGTGCCCAAAGCGGGTGAGTATGTACTCACTTTTGAATACAGGTGTAAAGATCCGAGAGGATTTAGGGTACTTGTTAACAACACTCCTACTGCGGTTTTCGGCGGACTTAATACAGGCAGCTTTAAGGGAAGCTTTGCTAGGCAGCAAGTTCGTGTAGCTCTCAAAGAAGGTTTGAACGCAGTGAGTGTAGATAATCCGCATGGGCCTGCACCAGATTTCGGCAACCTAACAGTGGCAGAGTCCGATGCCGACTGA